Proteins encoded by one window of Haematobia irritans isolate KBUSLIRL chromosome 2, ASM5000362v1, whole genome shotgun sequence:
- the LOC142224590 gene encoding uncharacterized protein LOC142224590 — translation MFNASVPLKIIKSKPKQQPWFNQEIKISISKRDLIYKRWKRYKTVELHEEFKNARREVNEKIKVAKTEFYRQQFGMAVDSGSKWKVIREIGIGRKHSAPADIDVDNLNEIFARQYISTNASNDLAYPIITSNYDDSNIEFSFNCVEQCEVLKCFLSIKSNAEGTDELCPKFIKLLLPKCLPYFTFIFNTILTKSGFPKTWKFTKIIPLPKPKSNEFRPIAILPYLSKVLERIMCNQMNTYIKSHNLLTEKQSVFRPQRSCITALTDVIEYLRSKLDKKTWLLSSYLSGRTQSVYHCNQKSSALNINKVLRYCKVHLYADDVQVYASTFVNKLPVCIEEINKDLERINNWALTNELMINPTKSKCIPGQASTSTSAATPTTKHRCYTTSIS, via the exons atGTTTAATGCATCCGTTCcgttaaaaatcattaaaagtaAACCCAAACAACAGCCTTggttcaatcaagaaattaagaTATCAATCAGTAAACGTGATTTAATATACAAACGGTGGAAACGCTACAAAACTGTTGAGCTACACGAAGAATTCAAAAATGCAAGACGTGAAGTCAACGAAAAAATTAAAGTCGCAAAAACAGAATTCTATAGACAACAATTTGGTATGGCAGTTGATAGTGGATCAAAGTGGAAAGTAATCCGTGAAATTGGTATTGGGAGAAAGCACTCAGCGCCAGCTGATATTGATGTTGATAATCTGAACGAAATCTTTGCGCGTCAATACATTTCTACTAATGCGTCAAATGATTTAGCATACCCGATTATAACATCAAATTATGATGATTCTAATATCGAATTCAGTTTTAACTGTGTTGAACAATGTGAAGTCCTGAAATGTTTCCTATCTATAAAATCAAATGCTGAAGGAACAGACGAACTATGtccaaaattcattaaattattgCTTCCAAAGTGCCTGCCCTATTTCACTTTCATTTTTAATACAATTCTCACAAAATCTGGTTTCCCCAAGACAtggaaatttaccaaaattattcCTTTACCTAAGCCTAAATCAAATGAATTTCGTCCCATAGCCATACTGCCATATCTGTCGAAAGTTCTGGAACGTATTATGTGCAATCAAATGAACACATATATTAAATCGCACAACCTTCTAACAGAGAAACAATCAGTATTCAGACCTCAAAGAAGTTGTATCACTGCGCTTACGGATGTAATTGAGTATCTGAGATCAAAACTGGATAAAAAAACATG GCTTCTTTCTTCGTACTTAAGCGGCAGAACACAATCTGTTTATCACTGTAATCAAAAATCTAGTGCGCTGAATATCAACAAAG TTTTACGGTATTGCAAAGTCCACCTATATGCTGATGATGTTCAAGTTTATGCTAGTACATTTGTTAATAAACTGCCAGTATGCATCGAAGAAATTAATAAGGACttggaaagaataaataattgggCACTAACGAATGAACTTATGATCAATCCCACCAAATCGAAAT GCATACCCGGTCAGGCCTCAACGTCGACTAGTGCTGCGACACCGACCACTAAACATCGATGTTACACAACATCAATATCTTAA